One window from the genome of Oryza glaberrima chromosome 3, OglaRS2, whole genome shotgun sequence encodes:
- the LOC127765160 gene encoding disease resistance protein RPS2-like → MAELVPQVVGAVSRSIAGRLLADIDLASSVGTNVEDVTDALTRLTSIRADLEASMGRLPQRRRPEEVTDWLSRVDGAEKRVAKLRREYQRRCCSCGGGGAFSLNLFASYAISRRACHERHRLAALLGECDRVRSLAAGAPRPSSGAMVVPSTVVGMEGYLEEALACLDDRDAGVVAICGMAGVGKSTLLRRINNVFVQDPDRRHEFDYVIWLDAPGDCAAVGKMQDAMAHRLGLCALPDGGAPDHRARPIFEVLRDSSFLLLLDGVTKPVDLVDIGVPHLVHDDRRRQKVAMTTRTRGVCGRMSSSRRIDMQCLDSDHSWRLFREIARDETINADPRIPDLAKEVAGRCGGLPLALTAIGGAMRCRRQPEEWVSTVTALRNLELAKIPGMDAGEKPGAMLRSLQESYGDLRHPVLQKCFLATSLWPEGHAIDKGELVECWIGLGLVGESLPMDEAVRTGLAVVNELEEANLLLPGDATGEVKLHGVVRGAALWIARDLGKAPNRWVVCTGGVSLRSRQKLVEFFERARDAERVSAMRSSVERLRAMPPPSSPCRSLSVLMLQHNAALRDIPGGFLLGVPALAYLDASFTGVREVAPEIGTLASLRYLNLSSTPLESVPPELGRLRQLRHLLLRHTARLSAFPAGVLRGLPSLDVLDVCPSRYTEWCGAGGGGGGASLDELRSSSAFVRSLGIAVATLAGLRALRGLDNVRTRRLTVTRVAATAPSVALRPSMLGLLEALHELTVAKCSGLQELEVVAGEEDNAWWRLPELRKLEIDELHELVAVRWTRTDVGAFLPALRWVKISHCNRLRNVSWAVQLPCLEQLELRHCSEMVHVVDIDGDDEEQRREHPETRTFRCLRRLLLVELPSMGSIGGGAALSFPRLETLEIAGCDSLGELPVELQKKLKEI, encoded by the coding sequence ATGGCGGAGCTGGTGCCGCAGGTCGTCGGCGCCGTGAGCCGCAGCATCGCCGGCCGCCTGCTCGCCGACATCGACCTCGCCAGCAGCGTCGGCACGAACGTCGAGGACGTCACCGACGCGCTCACACGGCTGACGTCGATACGGGCCGACCTCGAGGCCTCCATGGGGAGGctgccgcagcggcggcggccggaggaggtcACGGACTGGCTGTCGCGGGTGGACGGCGCCGAGAAGCGGGTGGCCAAGCTCCGGCGAGAGTACCAGCGCCGGTGTtgctcctgcggcggcggcggcgccttctCGCTCAACCTGTTCGCGAGCTACGCCATTAGCCGGCGCGCGTGCCACGAGCGCCACCGTCTCGCCGCGCTGCTCGGGGAGTGCGACAGGGTGAGGAGCCTCGCCGCCGGGGCGCCCCGGCCGTCGTCCGGCGCCATGGTCGTGCCGTCCACGGTGGTCGGCATGGAGGGCTACCTCGAGGAGGCCCTGGCGTGCCTCGACGACCGCGACGCCGGTGTCGTGGCCATCTGCGGCATGGCCGGCGTCGGCAAGAGCACGCTGCTGCGACGCATCAACAACGTGTTCGTCCAGGACCCCGACAGGAGGCACGAGTTCGACTACGTCATATGGCTCGACGCGCCGGGCGACTGCGCCGCCGTGGGCAAGATGCAGGACGCCATGGCTCACCGGCTCGGCCTGTGCGCACTCCCGGACGGCGGCGCGCCAGACCACCGTGCGCGTCCGATCTTTGAAGTCCTCAGGGACTCGAGCTTCTTGCTGCTGCTCGACGGCGTAACCAAGCCTGTCGACTTGGTGGACATCGGCGTCCCGCACCTCGTGCACGACGATCGCCGGAGGCAGAAGGTCGCCATGACCACCCGAACAAGGGGAGTCTGCGGCAGGATGAGCTCGTCGCGAAGGATTGACATGCAATGCTTGGACAGTGACCATTCATGGCGTCTGTTCAGAGAGATCGCCCGCGACGAGACGATCAACGCCGACCCGAGGATACCGGACTTGGCGAAGGAGGTCGCCGGGAGGTGCGGCGGCTTGCCGCTTGCGCTCACCGCCATCGGCGGCGCCATGAGGTGCAGGAGGCAGCCAGAGGAGTGGGTGAGCACGGTGACCGCGCTCAGGAACTTGGAGCTCGCCAAGATCCCCGGGATGGACGCCGGCGAGAAGCCAGGCGCCATGCTGCGATCGCTGCAAGAGAGCTACGGCGACCTGCGCCATCCCGTGCTCCAGAAGTGCTTCCTCGCCACGTCCCTGTGGCCCGAGGGCCACGCCATTGACAAGGGCGAGCTCGTCGAGTGCTGGATCGGCCTCGGGCTGGTGGGCGAGTCGCTGCCGATGGACGAGGCCGTGCGCACGGGGCTCGCCGTCGTCAACGAGCTCGAGGAGGCCAACCTGCTGCTGCCCGGCGACGCCACGGGCGAGGTGAAGCTGCACGGCGTCGTGAGGGGCGCGGCGCTGTGGATCGCCCGTGACCTCGGCAAGGCGCCGAACAGGTGGGTGGTGTGCACCGGCGGCGTCTCCCTCCGGTCGAGGCAGAAGCTAGTGGAGTTCTtcgagcgcgcgcgcgacgcggaGCGGGTGTCCGCCATGCGCAGCTCGGTCGAGCGGCTGCGGgcaatgccgccgccgtcgtccccgtgCCGGAGCCTCTCCGTCCTCATGCTGCAGCACAACGCGGCGCTGCGTGACATCCCCGGCGGCTTCCTGCTCGGCGTGCCGGCGCTCGCGTACCTGGACGCCTCCTTCACCGGCGTCCGCGAGGTCGCCCCGGAGATCGGCACGCTCGCGTCGCTGCGTTACCTGAACCTGTCGTCGACGCCGCTGGAGTCCGTGCCGCCGGAGCTGGGGAGGCTGCGGCAGCTCAGGCACCTGCTGCTGCGGCACACGGCGCGCCTCTCGGCGTTCCCCGCCGGCGTGCTGCGTGGGCTGCCGAGCCTGGACGTCCTCGACGTGTGCCCGAGCAGGTACACCGAGTGGtgcggcgcgggaggaggaggaggaggagcgagcctGGACGAGCTGAGGTCGAGCTCGGCGTTCGTCCGGTCCCTCGGGATCGCCGTCGCGACGCTCGCCGGCCTACGCGCGCTGCGCGGCCTCGACAACGTGCGCACACGGCGGCTGACCGTGACGCGGGTGGCGGCGACCGCGCCGTCCGTCGCGCTGCGCCCCTCCATGCTGGGCCTGCTCGAGGCCCTGCACGAGCTCACCGTCGCCAAGTGCTCCGGCCTGCAGGAGCTGGAGgttgtcgccggcgaggaggacaaCGCATGGTGGCGCCTTCCGGAGCTCAGGAAGCTCGAGATCGATGAGCTGCACGAGCTGGTGGCCGTGCGGTGGACGCGGACGGACGTCGGGGCGTTCTTGCCGGCGCTCCGGTGGGTGAAGATCTCACACTGCAACAGGCTAAGGAACGTGAGCTGGGCGGTGCAGCTGCCATGCCTGGAGCAGCTGGAGCTTCGCCATTGCTCGGAGATGGTTCACGTCGTAGACattgacggcgacgacgaggagcagcgGCGAGAGCACCCGGAGACGCGCACGTTCCGCTGCCTCAGGAGGCTGCTGCTGGTGGAGCTTCCGTCGATGGGCAGCATTGGTGGTGGTGCAGCGCTGAGCTTCCCTCGGTTGGAGACCCTGGAGATCGCCGGCTGCGACAGCCTCGGAGAGCTACCTGTTGAGCTGCAAAAAAAGTTGAAGGAGATTTGA
- the LOC127765161 gene encoding uncharacterized protein LOC127765161 isoform X2: protein MGAGQEWGRFGGGGGGGGCCCRGWRRAPCRRAPPRAAHCARHRQVADELERAIRSNDKVFSAGKDTKARHDDFVAAIGCRILEVENNLKESNVAEGRGALSWIDLDEDERNDLATFLSASSFQQRDKVVTIPSVGDIDVGNNAAMVKKDMYADSSKDSGSAELSSARVKEETHRGHRRAASAHADIGSWTMLCPNESESSADLPYDDKHQEPLLKIVKTCALTSALQSKPRTKKKGGSVKWAAVDQQDVEETIPLSSQMGQGSDRCFERSKSCVSTCDESTYNKKLYGCLGALHRRLQRSRYRIRYGRPVQLIVLAVAALLIFMCVFKKIW from the exons ATGGGTGCAGGACAGGAGTGGGGGCGattcggaggcggcggcggcggcggcggctgctgctgccgtggGTGGAGGAGGGCTCCCtgccggcgagctccgccgcGAGCTGCACACTGCGCTCGGCACCGCCAAGTGGCAG ATGAATTGGAGCGGGCAATTAGATCAAACGACAAGGTTTTCTCAGCTGGAAAGGACACAAAAGCACGGCATGATGACTTTGTTGCGGCAATCGGTTGTCGCATACTTGAGGTTGAGAACAATTTGAAAGAATCCAATGTTGCAGAGGGAAGGGGTGCCCTAAGCTGGATTGATTTGGATGAGGATGAACGGAATGATCTTGCTACCTTCCTATCTGCAAGCTCTTTTCAACAGCGAGACAAAGTAGTTACAATTCCATCTGTTGGTGATATTGATGTGGGCAACAATGCAGCAATGGTTAAAAAGGATATGTATGCTGACAGCTCCAAGGATTCTGGCTCCGCTGAGTTGAGTTCAGCAAGAGTAAAGGAAGAAACGCATCGTGGGCACAGAAGGGCTGCTAGTGCCCATGCTGATATCGGGTCATGGACTATGTTATGTCCAAATGAGAGCGAGAGTTCTGCTGACCTACCATATGATGACAAGCACCAAGAACCTTTGCTGAAGATAGTGAAAACATGTGCACTGACGAGTGCCTTGCAATCTAAGCCTAGAACGAAGAAAAAAGGTGGATCTGTGAAATGGGCCGCTGTTGATCAACAAGATGTGGAAGAGACAATCCCTCTCAGTTCTCAGATGGGTCAG GGATCGGATAGATGCTTTGAAAGAAGCAAGAGTTGTGTAAGTACTTGTGATGAGAGTACATACAATAAGAAACTTTATGGTTGTCTTGGAGCCCTGCATAGACGACTGCAGAGGTCGCGATATCGAATTCGATATGGGCGTCCTGTTCAATTAATTGTGTTAGCGGTTGCTGCCCTCTTAATAT TCATGTGTGTATTCAAGAAAATTTGGTGA
- the LOC127765161 gene encoding uncharacterized protein LOC127765161 isoform X1 → MATSFDRWEKDPFFPAAEEVQGSADRMESVYRIWVQDRSGGDSEAAAAAAAAAAVGGGGLPAGELRRELHTALGTAKWQLDELERAIRSNDKVFSAGKDTKARHDDFVAAIGCRILEVENNLKESNVAEGRGALSWIDLDEDERNDLATFLSASSFQQRDKVVTIPSVGDIDVGNNAAMVKKDMYADSSKDSGSAELSSARVKEETHRGHRRAASAHADIGSWTMLCPNESESSADLPYDDKHQEPLLKIVKTCALTSALQSKPRTKKKGGSVKWAAVDQQDVEETIPLSSQMGQGSDRCFERSKSCVSTCDESTYNKKLYGCLGALHRRLQRSRYRIRYGRPVQLIVLAVAALLIFMCVFKKIW, encoded by the exons ATGGCGACGTCGTTCGACCGCTGGGAGAAGGACCccttcttccccgccgccgaggaggtgcAGGGATCCGCCGACCG CATGGAGTCGGTGTACAGGATATGGGTGCAGGACAGGAGTGGGGGCGattcggaggcggcggcggcggcggcggctgctgctgccgtggGTGGAGGAGGGCTCCCtgccggcgagctccgccgcGAGCTGCACACTGCGCTCGGCACCGCCAAGTGGCAG CTAGATGAATTGGAGCGGGCAATTAGATCAAACGACAAGGTTTTCTCAGCTGGAAAGGACACAAAAGCACGGCATGATGACTTTGTTGCGGCAATCGGTTGTCGCATACTTGAGGTTGAGAACAATTTGAAAGAATCCAATGTTGCAGAGGGAAGGGGTGCCCTAAGCTGGATTGATTTGGATGAGGATGAACGGAATGATCTTGCTACCTTCCTATCTGCAAGCTCTTTTCAACAGCGAGACAAAGTAGTTACAATTCCATCTGTTGGTGATATTGATGTGGGCAACAATGCAGCAATGGTTAAAAAGGATATGTATGCTGACAGCTCCAAGGATTCTGGCTCCGCTGAGTTGAGTTCAGCAAGAGTAAAGGAAGAAACGCATCGTGGGCACAGAAGGGCTGCTAGTGCCCATGCTGATATCGGGTCATGGACTATGTTATGTCCAAATGAGAGCGAGAGTTCTGCTGACCTACCATATGATGACAAGCACCAAGAACCTTTGCTGAAGATAGTGAAAACATGTGCACTGACGAGTGCCTTGCAATCTAAGCCTAGAACGAAGAAAAAAGGTGGATCTGTGAAATGGGCCGCTGTTGATCAACAAGATGTGGAAGAGACAATCCCTCTCAGTTCTCAGATGGGTCAG GGATCGGATAGATGCTTTGAAAGAAGCAAGAGTTGTGTAAGTACTTGTGATGAGAGTACATACAATAAGAAACTTTATGGTTGTCTTGGAGCCCTGCATAGACGACTGCAGAGGTCGCGATATCGAATTCGATATGGGCGTCCTGTTCAATTAATTGTGTTAGCGGTTGCTGCCCTCTTAATAT TCATGTGTGTATTCAAGAAAATTTGGTGA
- the LOC127765659 gene encoding 54S ribosomal protein L51, mitochondrial encodes MALRGVWQLQKLVVNYCDWGGSSRGIRAFMEAHLPAFKEKNPHLEVVTELVRGQHPNLKGIYKNHNERVVCVRNLAPEDILLQATRLRNSLGRKVVKLRTRHVTKRPSVQGTWTTELKM; translated from the exons atgGCGCTGAGGGGCGTTTGGCAGCTGCAGAAGCTCGTGGTGAACTACTGCGATTGGGGAGGGAGCAGCAGGGGGATCAG GGCTTTTATGGAGGCACATCTTCCAGCTTTTAAGGAAAAGAACCCCCACTTAGAGGTGGTGACAGAGTTAGTCCGTGGACAGCATCCTAACCTGAAGGGCATTTACA AAAATCATAATGAGCGAGTTGTTTGTGTCCGAAATTTAGCGCCCGAGGACATACTATTGCAAGCTACCAGGCTAAGGAATTCTCTGGGCAGGAAAGTGGTGAAGCTGAGAACCAGACACGTAACAAAGCGCCCCAGTGTTCAGGGAACATGGACGACAGAACTGAAGATGTGA